In the Rhododendron vialii isolate Sample 1 chromosome 2a, ASM3025357v1 genome, CCTATCCGATTTCCCTTTTTCATTCTGCTcgatctccctctctcactctctcggttTCACCTCCTCGAAATTATCCCTTGAATCAACACAGATCGACTGGGGGAACTCGAATTTTCGGCCATACTGCAGTAGGAAACCGTGTGTCAAGAAATCCAacttagaagaagaaaaatggatgCAAGGAGGGAAGAAGAAGGGGCGGTCAGAGGTAATGGCGAAGGCAGGGGGCATCTGGTGGCGAGGGAATCGCCGAGGGCGCCACAGCGGCAATGGGAGGAGCTAGCAAGAGTGCTGGGGCTTTCAGCGGAGGTGTTTCAAGTAGTGGGAATACTCCTCACACTCCCACGGTGGAGGAGTTGCTCAAAGCTGCGGACGAAGGATTTTCCAGCGGTCAGGAAGCTACGGCAAAGAGTGAGGCTACAACGGTGGGTCAATTCACTGCCACATCTATTTTGAGGACTTCAGTTGTGGAACCGAGGGGCGGGGATGGTGGGATCGGAGCTTCTGAACCGGTTCCGTTAGTTGAGGGTGATTTCTTAGAGAGAGCTGATCCTTTGGACATTCTTAGGGCTCTCAGGGTTGACCCTAGTGCTGCAGACATACTAAGAGGAGCCGGTTCCCCCGATGCCAGGGCTGTGGCTATGCTTTTGGGTGCATTGCTAAGCCAAGGTGATGAGGAGGCAAGGATGCCTGGAGGAGGATCTGGGCCGGAGGAGGCAGGAATGCCTGGAGACGGACCCGAGGCAGGGGAGGAGGTAGAGGAGCGAATTACAGTGGTGGAGGAAGTGAAGGCCTTTCTGAAGGTTGAGCGCCCTCCTTTTTCTCCCAACACTTATGCTCTGTAGCCACATTTCTTCGAGCCGGTGGGGATGACGGGCTACACTTCGGTTAGCGCTGACTACCCGGGGTACTTGCTCCTGAGAGATCACAATCATCACATTTCGTCGGAGTGGACCACGGTAAGATCGCTTTTCAATTGTGGATTATTCTTGCTGCTCTGAAAATGCTTTTTGGTTGCAAGTTACGCTTATTATGCTAAAGGGATTATTCTGAGATTATTTTACCACTTTGCTTATAACAGCGTACTGTCAACGTTTATGGCCACGGAGGTTCAGCCAAATCTTTAGAGTACTTTAAAGCGTTGCCTCAGAGCGTGCGAGCATTGGTGGAAGAAGCGGGCTTTGGGCCGTTCCTATAGCTATTGACAGTGGTTAGGGTCAACCATGCGGTGTTGACGGCGCTGACAGAGAGATGGTGGGGCACCACTAATACCTTCCATTTCCGATTCGGGGAGATGACGTGACACCCCTTGATTTTGCAGCGATCACAGGGCTCAGGGTTGGAGGAGAACCCATTCCCTATGATTCGGGCTTGGTAAATGATGATGCAGCATTGAGATGGTTTCTCGGGCAAGTCCTGCTTCACAATGGTTGAATGGCGACATATGGCTAGTTCATGACGTACTGGGACCATGAGCCAGCAAATGATGAGGAGGCAGCCCAGATGGCCAGAGCTTATTTGTTATACCTGTTCTTCTTTGTTCCCAAACAGATGAACACGTGTCCATCTCTGCTTCTTGGCGGGTCTGGTTGATCTGAGGCGAGCGGGGAGATACGACTGGGGTGGTGTCGTGCTGTGCACACtctattattttctttgagCTTCCTCTTGCGGAGTCGGCAATACCATCGGTGGGTATTGGAGAGTAATCGAGGTACAAATTAAATTATTGCCAAACAAAATTGTCCTCTTATTAATCATCCATTTATGAGGTGCATTTATTAGAACAAATGAACTGATTTGAATTCTAAAATACGCAACTCTGGGCTTATGAAATACTAGGGATGTTTCCTCTCGAGAATACTTGCACAGACCCACGCTTACTTCCTCGCGGCCTAGCTTGGAGTAAAGAGTATAGGAAGACCAAGGAAAGGAGAGGGGAGGTGATGACTTTTCGTCGTTGGTTGGATAACCTGAGAGGCGTTTCGGTATGGATTGAATTTTATGCTTATTTTTCAATATCCATCGTTTCTGAAACTGATCCCCTTTTTGACATTGTAGATTTTCTGGAATCGCTGGGATGGGTTGGAAGCTGACTACTTAGTAAGGAGTCGGGAAGTAACCAGGAGCAGGGTTCTATTGGAGTGTCCTCTTGGCTATCAATGGTATctgggggatcgagtgactcAACAGTCACTCGGGTTCTCGGTGTTCGTTGTACCGGGGCCACTTCCACCTTGAGTGCAGAGAACAGATACTTACACTTGCGCAGAGCTCGAGCAATTCATGGTGCCAAATACTGATTTAGAGCAGCTCCTGCGGCTCACGATGGATCATGAAGCTTACCGAGAGAGGTATTTGCCTACGAGCTTGGGCATGGAGCAAGAGCTTCAAAGGCGGGTGAATGAAGCAGAAGCCAGGGTGACAACTCCTAAGCTTAAGGGAGAGATCAGAGGAGAGCGTGGTCGCGGAGGCTGCTCATAGAGAGGCAGCGGTAGAGGTGCCAGCTCTCGAGGAAGGGGTAGTGGTAGTACAGGGGTTCCAGAGGTAGCAGTAGGATGTGGTGAGGGTGCCCCAGAGGCGGGTGAGATGCCTGATTTGCGATGGGAAATAAGCGCAAGGGATCGAACAAGTGCTCGGGCGATTGTGGATATCCCACGCCTTCCTCGCCCGGAGATGAATTTTCCAGCTCAGGTAAACTTGATTTGACAATACGCAAATCGACTTTGATGCTTTTAAAACATGATTTCTAATTTGAGCATAATCTTTCAGATTAAGCGAGAATGGGCTGAGTTAGCCATTATGAAGATGTTGGGAATGCACAAGCTTTTACGAAACTGCGCCAAAGGGAAGACATTACAGACTCGCCTTGCCCCTGAGCCAGCTATCACACCAGTCGTGGAGCCGTCACAGGTAAAACTTGAATGCAAATTTTAATTTCATGCACTTTGCTTTGAAAATTTGCCTATTGTTGCAACATGTTATGATATGTAGGTGCAGACTCACCGCGCGACTCGATCACAGTCTCAGGTGGTCACCAGGCCTCTTGCCCCTAGAGTTTCACAAGTGGGTAGCCGACAGTTTGAGCTGCGGCCACGGCCTGGAGCCCAGAGGCAACCTGAGCCTGAGGAATCAGAGGAGTCAGGAGAGCCGGATGAGCCAGAAGAGTCTTTGGGTACTTCAGACTTAGACACTAATTCTGGTTTACCTGACCCTCCTACCGGAGACAGCGATGGTGATGATGACGATGAGAGCTCTGAGGAGGAGGATCCACCACAAAAGAAATCACGACACGACTGAGCTTGTTTTTAATTTGCTAGTTTTCATATGAGCCTACGTGCTATGAGTAGTTGTAGTTTCCAGGCCTGCATGCCTTGGCTTTTGCTTGGGCCTGCATGGCCCTGGTAGTTAGCATTTGGGCGAGGGTGCCCCTCTTTTGAACATTGCATATACTGcttttgatttatgaaaattGCATCCCTTTTCTTTGGACTCTTGCATTGCATTGAGAATGTATCAGATACCATTATCGGCTAACTTGAACAAGAATTGAAGGATTCGCGAGTTTATACTGATACCCTTAAGACAAATGATGATTTTAGTGAAAATAATGCTAACAATGTGAATAAAACGACAAGGCATGCTCTAGACACGGGATTTATAGCGTCTGAGCGGAAAAATGAAGGATTAAATCATCTAAAAGGCGAAGATCGTAACCAAGCCCTTTTTATTTACAATCGACTGCACCATATAGTCACTCTAGCGTATTGTGACTCACGGGACTCAGCCAAGTTATCAAAATGCCCCTGAAGTAAGATTTGATATACCCCAGGAGGTaaaatttttgagaatttggGAGATTTTACTGAAAACACTGGAATTTATGTGGAAACTGGACTTGAATACTGTTGTATCCCTTTTCATATTGAATAGAACAAGTCTTGACCATTGGAATCAAACAAGTGTTTCATTTCATCAACAAATATTGCCCAAAACAATCTGCCAGAATTCAGTAGCACTCTCGCTCTGGTCTGCTGCTATTTGCAAACCTGAGCTAGCTTCCAAGAAAGCCCTGGCTTTTGCCCATTGTCTTCTTCTGCATGTATGACACTTAGACGTGTTTTGGCCTTTACTTCATCTGTTTCCCAGAGGAGAATGGTTTTCTCGGACAAAACCTATGCTTTTCATATTCattctttatatttttaaagtttgcatgcaagaaaataattggaAAATATTGCATGTGTCATCACTTTATGACTGAAAGCCATGCAAACCTCCCTTCAGGCCCTTATAAACATTCAGTCAAACCCATTTACACCTTTTTGCCATCACAAGTTACTTTTCCTCCCAAAACCCATTATGGCCATGCTTAACCAAGCCTTGCATCGTCCATGACTGGATAGTCTTGATGTTCTCGATTGGTTGAATTTCCGAGGTCATCACCTTTATGCCTTGAAGCATCTTCGGGAGAACCCTATTTGGCCTGACCTTCTGCATGCGGCGGTGCACTTCTAGGATCCTGAAGTGCATGTCTTCAGATTTGGCATCCAAGAGCTTTGCCCTACCATAGAAGAGTTTCATGCGTACCTCGGGAGTCATGACTTGGAGGAGCCAATCGTTCTGATGATCCAAGAAAGCATGAagaaactgctcaaaacaaagCTGGGTATCAGTAGTGGAGCTGCTAATTTCCTCATTCAAGATGGTGCCATTAAGATTCTGCGCTTGTTTGAAATGTTCAGCCTACCGAAGGAATTGGCGAACTTCAAATATCAGGGCCACCGTATGACAGCTTGTTGTATTTGCCTCTTAACAGCCTTCTTGCTGGTGCCTTCCGTTGGTGAGCCAAGCTCCTTGCTAGTGGGGGTTGCGGCTCAAATCGGGGCTCATAAAAATGTGGCACCGCTAGCTCTTGCTGAAACTCTGATGGGATTTGATGCGGTTCATGCTGGCCATACACTGACTTTCGGGGGTTGCCGACTTTTGTTGTAGGTAaggacctcactcagctctcctttttctatttctctcattcattttacctcgacactcagCTTGGTTTTATCTAgtttcttacttgttttctctctttcatcATTTTATTTCGACAGATGTGGGTCTATGACCAACTCAATTTGATGATACCTCCTCCTGAGAATTGGTTGTATCGACCTAGCGAGTGTAACCATCCTCTTAGTGTAATTGAAGACTTCCTCGCATCAGTCGGCGAGGAGGATATTTCCTGGCGCTATCCTTGGTTAAGATTGCCGACCATGACTACGAGTAATATGGGCTCCCAACAAGTGTTCCTGGCTAGGTTGACAGATTTCACATTTTATCTGTCGTTCTGCATCCTTCGCCAACTCTGAATTAGCCAATGCATGCCACCTCCAGGATCTGAAGTTCTTCGTCTCCCTCCGTTTACTATTTCGGGTCTCCGTAGCGATGTCCGAACATGGGTGAACCGCAGGACTGAAACGAGTGATTCAAACTTTGTAACTACCCTGGCTGGACGATATAGGAAGTGGCTACAAAGGGATGTGAAAGCACGGATGGGCTGACTGCTTACTTTACtgctttttgaaataaaaatgtgttttgcattttcttttcattcgtGCTCAGCATGTAATGAAGAAATGTTCAGAATAAAAGTTGAATGataagggtttcccccttttggTTCCTTAATAAAGCGCCTTTATTTCGTTTGACTGATTTGTCAATTTGGAACTGAATTTGATGATTTATGATGGTTTATAGTGAGGCTGCCTATGTATCTCTCATAGAAGAGAATCAGGCCAATATGTAGTTCAGGCTAGGGTTCGCTCAAGTATTGACGCTTTTCTTTTGCgctctaatttttgcctagaaccgcccttTCCgattttcggcctagcgagctctTTCTTGAATTCTtagccttaacttttgcctaggccgccctttggggttttcaacctagcaggctttttgctctaatttttgcctgGTGCTGTTTGCCCTTGTAGTTTTTAGCCCAACGAGCTCTCTCAGGGGTAATAGCGCTTGAGCTGGTCCAAATTGACAAGACTGGAAAATTTGTTTCCGTCAAAATCAATGATTGATGCAGCCCCTCTGGAGAGAATCGTCTTGATGATGTACAGCCCGACCCACTTTGGTCGAAACATTATTCGTAAGTCAAAACTGGCGCACGAATCTCTTTGACCACCATATCCCCCTCTTGTAGGTCTCTCATTTTCACCTTCTTGTTAAGCGCCCGGGCAATTTTTCGTTGGTAGCCCTGGATGTGGTATAATGCCCGCAATCTCCTTTCATCGAATAGCATAAGTTCCTCGAACCTCCCATTGATCCATTCAACTTCATCCATCTCGCATTTGGCCATGACTCTTAGTGATGGTACTTCTAGCTCAATGGGGAGAATGGCTTCCATACCGTAAACCAAAGAATAGGGTGTTACCCCCGTTGGAGTACGGATAGACGTCTGGTATCCCCATAAAGCTAGCAGAAGTTGTTCGTGCCAATTCCTAGCCGACTGAGTAGTCCTTTCGAGAATCGTTTTGatagtcttgtttgctgcttcgaccGCCCCGTTCGTTTGTGGTCTATAGGTCGTTGAGTGATGAATCTGGATTTTGAATTCCTCAAACAATTCCAGAACTTTCCCCTTGAAATGAGATCCATTATttgtgtgggcacacgcccctgaaattttatttatgtgTAAAATCGGGTACgccctttttggaaaagcaCGGCGAAATGCTAcaattcagagttgccactcgAGTTTTAGCGGTAtgtacccaaggaaccgaacttgaaacatttgctacgttgtttgatttttgaaaaggcatagactggtccgtcgtcaccttcaatatctgaggttcgggagccaggttatgagagaggaagggttttacggcacccctctcgcccaatctggagatcggtctctactcgggtgttttataaaacatttgcatttttctctcattgatcattttttagccaattaaggcGGGGGAACAgataaaggggattaaaacggCAACAAGTTTGTAGTGCGATAGAATGTAATGGATGATTTATTTAAACAAacataatagattgagaacacgTACCTGTGAGCATTTTAAATAAACGAGAGCACACTGATCTGTAATGATGCATGCAAGAATAAACTTGTATGCACTGACCACGCCACTGCATACAGAGATGACCTGCGTACACCATACCATGACTGGCGTGCGTCGTTAAATCTAAACCCACAGCTTTTATTCTCAAcccctctaggctctggaaaggaccagtgcacacccaggacaaaccacccAATTTATAGAGCATAATATGCACAGATACAGACATCTAAAATGGCTTTAAGccataaaaataaatagaacaccccataaacagtgcgGGGAAATAATCAGTGGCCAAGGCCGAgttgccatgcaagggccaaccACTAGGCTGAGtattactgccgtacgccagtgaATGGTTACTGTACACCAGTTATACTTCTTtttccagtgcttggctttgcatcttctgggctttggaacatgaccagaaggaccCCAGTGGCATTccaaagcaaaataaataaataaacagcT is a window encoding:
- the LOC131316486 gene encoding uncharacterized protein LOC131316486, which codes for MPDLRWEISARDRTSARAIVDIPRLPRPEMNFPAQIKREWAELAIMKMLGMHKLLRNCAKGKTLQTRLAPEPAITPVVEPSQVQTHRATRSQSQVVTRPLAPRVSQVGSRQFELRPRPGAQRQPEPEESEESGEPDEPEESLGTSDLDTNSGLPDPPTGDSDGDDDDESSEEEDPPQKKSRHD